A window from Nitrospira sp. ND1 encodes these proteins:
- a CDS encoding methylenetetrahydrofolate reductase, translating into MSREPRRLKDVLAQGQFSVTVEYNPPKGTNLTHVVESAKALVGRVHGVNVTDNTAAIVRAGSLPVCRVLYELGHDPVMQLTCRDRNRIAMQSDLMGAHILGIRNILCLTGDYPTVGDHKEAKPVYDLDSVQVMQLVTGLNNGKDYAGNKLDGSTAFTIGGAVTPEADPLGPMLVKFEVKVRAGAEFFQTQAIYQPEQFKKFMEAVRPFKVKVLAGILLLRSAKMAEFMNANIPGVCVPQDMIDEMRAAGDKRALDVGVEIAVRTIKAVRPYCDGVHIMAIKSTERLPEILTKAELG; encoded by the coding sequence ATGAGCCGAGAGCCGCGGCGACTCAAAGACGTATTGGCCCAGGGACAATTTTCCGTGACGGTGGAATATAATCCGCCGAAGGGCACGAACCTGACCCATGTGGTCGAGAGTGCCAAGGCGCTCGTCGGACGTGTGCATGGAGTGAACGTCACCGACAACACGGCCGCGATCGTGCGTGCCGGGTCCTTGCCGGTCTGCCGTGTGTTGTATGAGTTGGGGCATGACCCGGTGATGCAGCTGACCTGTCGGGACCGTAATCGGATCGCGATGCAATCCGATCTCATGGGGGCGCACATTCTGGGCATCCGGAACATCCTCTGTCTGACCGGAGACTATCCCACCGTAGGCGACCATAAAGAAGCCAAGCCGGTGTACGACCTGGATTCTGTTCAAGTCATGCAGCTGGTCACGGGATTGAATAACGGGAAGGACTATGCGGGCAACAAGCTCGACGGGTCCACCGCTTTTACGATCGGCGGGGCCGTGACTCCCGAAGCCGATCCGCTCGGCCCGATGTTGGTCAAGTTCGAGGTCAAAGTGCGGGCGGGCGCGGAGTTCTTTCAAACCCAGGCGATTTATCAGCCGGAGCAGTTCAAGAAATTCATGGAGGCGGTGCGTCCATTCAAGGTCAAGGTGCTGGCCGGAATTCTGTTGCTCCGTAGCGCGAAGATGGCAGAATTCATGAACGCCAACATTCCCGGCGTCTGTGTGCCGCAGGACATGATCGACGAAATGCGCGCGGCGGGGGACAAGCGGGCACTCGATGTCGGTGTCGAGATTGCCGTGCGCACCATCAAAGCTGTGCGGCCGTACTGCGACGGAGTGCACATCATGGCGATCAAGTCGACGGAACGGCTGCCGGAGATTCTCACGAAAGCAGAGCTGGGGTAA
- the folD gene encoding bifunctional methylenetetrahydrofolate dehydrogenase/methenyltetrahydrofolate cyclohydrolase FolD, with the protein MAARIIDGKALAQQVRERLAVESAAVLAKTGVKPGLATILVGDDPASHVYVRNKQKACELAGIYVDDHKLPASTTQAELLALIEKKNADPKIHGILVQLPLPKHIESRVVLEAVSPNKDADGFHPYNFGRLVEGNPVFEACTPKGVIKMIESTGVSIEGKRAVVVGRSNIVGKPLALMLLQRNATVTICHSKTKDLAAVCREADLLLVAIGKAKFVTADMVREGAVVIDVGTNKLPDGKLCGDVDFEPVSHKAGWISPVPGGVGPMTIAMLLDNTVESAKRMAGMK; encoded by the coding sequence GTGGCAGCTCGAATTATCGATGGAAAAGCGTTGGCACAGCAAGTCCGGGAACGACTGGCTGTAGAGTCGGCCGCGGTGCTGGCCAAAACAGGAGTCAAGCCGGGACTGGCGACGATTTTGGTGGGAGACGATCCTGCGTCGCACGTGTACGTCAGGAATAAACAGAAGGCCTGCGAATTGGCAGGGATCTATGTGGACGATCACAAGTTGCCGGCTAGCACGACGCAAGCAGAGCTGCTGGCATTGATCGAAAAGAAGAACGCCGATCCGAAGATTCACGGCATCTTGGTCCAGCTGCCGCTGCCCAAGCACATCGAGAGCCGCGTGGTACTGGAGGCGGTCTCGCCGAATAAGGATGCCGACGGGTTTCACCCCTACAACTTCGGACGGTTGGTCGAAGGCAACCCGGTCTTCGAAGCCTGTACGCCGAAGGGGGTCATCAAGATGATCGAATCGACCGGCGTGTCGATCGAAGGCAAGCGCGCCGTGGTCGTCGGACGGAGCAATATCGTCGGCAAACCGTTGGCGCTGATGTTGCTCCAACGCAATGCCACCGTTACGATTTGCCATTCGAAGACGAAGGACCTTGCGGCGGTCTGCCGTGAGGCCGATCTGCTGTTGGTGGCGATCGGGAAAGCCAAGTTCGTGACGGCGGATATGGTGCGAGAGGGTGCGGTCGTGATCGACGTGGGCACCAACAAGCTGCCGGACGGCAAGCTCTGCGGCGACGTGGATTTCGAGCCGGTCAGCCACAAGGCCGGGTGGATCAGTCCGGTTCCCGGCGGTGTCGGACCGATGACGATTGCGATGTTGCTCGACAATACGGTTGAATCTGCTAAGAGAATGGCAGGGATGAAATAG
- a CDS encoding ATP-binding protein encodes MGSFVMDLLASLPKGDALAEPAWNSRHRGILSILWLHVLSVPMFGIYMEASPSLYLGGGGLLAFIAVAARLSVVRRRLQSAIATCGLMTASALLVHLSGGQIELHFHFFVMMSVIVLYQDWFPFLVGLQFIILDHGVVGTLMPDMVYGHAQGQTHPWTWALIHGGFILAECAALLYFWRVNELAQNEVRQSEARTRMIIETALDAVITSDATGTITGWNTQAELMFDVPRTEAIGKYLTTYVSASYPSTEPGPITPYAGLVPGAILNRRSEMLGHTCQGTSFPVEIAMSCLTVGGTQQFTIFVQDISERKQQEERLHRAKEAAEAASLAKSQFLANMSHEIRTPMNGVLGMTELLLTTPLNDKQRRYADTVHNSGTSLLHIINDILDFSKIEAGRLVLEYIPFGLRQMLTETIGLYHEQARKKGLTLSVTIAPESPDMVHGDPHRLRQILTNLVGNALKFTETGNVAVFVRPDDGDQGRVRIEVTDTGIGIPLHAQEKIFDSFSQADGSMTRKYGGTGLGLAIVKQLVGMMGGQLGLTSTPGQGTTFWFTISVDRSGSPETESQPHRSDETTPTMSTRQQPDN; translated from the coding sequence ATGGGCTCTTTCGTTATGGATCTGCTGGCAAGTCTGCCCAAGGGAGATGCACTGGCCGAACCGGCATGGAACTCCCGTCACAGGGGAATTCTTTCGATCCTCTGGCTCCACGTGCTGAGCGTGCCGATGTTCGGTATCTACATGGAGGCAAGTCCCTCCCTCTATCTCGGGGGAGGAGGGCTCCTTGCCTTCATCGCCGTCGCCGCACGGCTTTCCGTTGTCCGCCGCCGTCTCCAATCTGCCATCGCCACCTGCGGGCTCATGACAGCTTCGGCCCTCCTGGTACACCTCTCCGGGGGTCAAATCGAACTGCACTTTCATTTTTTCGTGATGATGTCCGTCATCGTGCTGTACCAGGATTGGTTTCCGTTTCTCGTAGGGCTCCAATTTATCATCCTCGATCACGGGGTGGTGGGCACGCTCATGCCCGACATGGTGTACGGACATGCCCAAGGGCAAACACACCCCTGGACCTGGGCCTTGATCCATGGCGGTTTCATCCTGGCCGAATGTGCGGCCCTGCTCTACTTCTGGCGGGTCAATGAACTCGCACAAAATGAGGTCCGGCAAAGCGAGGCCAGAACTCGCATGATCATCGAAACCGCCCTCGACGCCGTGATCACGTCGGATGCCACGGGGACCATAACCGGGTGGAACACCCAGGCTGAGTTGATGTTTGACGTCCCACGGACCGAGGCGATCGGAAAATACCTGACCACCTACGTATCCGCCTCATACCCCTCAACTGAACCAGGCCCCATCACTCCGTACGCGGGGTTAGTCCCCGGAGCCATCCTCAACCGGCGTAGTGAAATGCTGGGCCACACCTGCCAGGGAACAAGTTTCCCCGTGGAAATCGCCATGAGCTGTCTGACCGTCGGCGGGACGCAGCAGTTCACCATTTTCGTGCAGGACATTTCCGAGCGAAAGCAACAGGAAGAGCGCCTCCATCGCGCGAAGGAGGCCGCCGAGGCTGCCAGCCTGGCCAAATCCCAATTCCTGGCCAACATGAGTCATGAAATTCGAACCCCCATGAACGGCGTCCTCGGCATGACCGAACTCCTCCTGACGACCCCGCTGAACGACAAACAACGCCGATACGCCGACACCGTACACAACTCGGGAACCAGCCTGTTGCACATCATCAATGACATTCTGGATTTCTCCAAGATCGAAGCCGGCCGCCTAGTCTTGGAATACATCCCCTTCGGTCTCCGTCAGATGCTCACCGAAACCATCGGGCTCTATCACGAACAGGCTCGAAAAAAGGGACTGACGCTGAGCGTGACCATTGCGCCGGAATCGCCGGACATGGTCCACGGCGATCCGCACCGGCTCCGTCAGATTCTGACCAACCTGGTCGGCAATGCCCTCAAATTCACCGAGACGGGAAATGTGGCGGTCTTCGTGCGACCGGACGATGGCGATCAGGGACGGGTGCGCATTGAGGTAACCGATACGGGCATCGGCATTCCGCTGCATGCTCAGGAAAAGATTTTCGACTCCTTCTCGCAGGCGGACGGATCGATGACGAGAAAATACGGCGGCACCGGACTTGGACTCGCCATCGTGAAGCAACTGGTCGGCATGATGGGCGGACAACTCGGCCTCACCAGCACACCCGGACAAGGCACGACCTTCTGGTTCACGATCTCCGTAGACAGGAGCGGCTCACCCGAGACGGAGTCGCAGCCGCACAGGTCCGATGAGACCACCCCCACGATGTCCACACGACAGCAACCAGACAACTAG